The sequence GTAATAATTATTGCGAGCAAGGTCTCTTGTGCGCTCCCGAAGCGCACGAATGACAGGCCTTGCCTCAGAGTTTGCTGAAGCTGCTGTTACCTTGCGCCAGCCTGAAAGCCGTCTTGTGCGAGAGGCTCCGTCATATCCTAGTGTCACATCCAGCGCCATGCGCGCCCTGACGCGATTTAAGGCCGCCCTGGGAGAGATGCAGGCCAGAGCTCTGTCCAAAATACCTATCTCCACACCACCTACACCCCCTTTGAGTAAGCAGGATAACGATAAGAACGGGAACTCGCTCCGAGCTCCCGTTCTATCAATCCTTTTATTTTGATTAAATCGTCCAGCGTCTGATACTGGACTTCTCTGTCCTTATACTTAACCCGTGTAGCGCCGCTTGCAATGGCAGCGCGTACAGCGTCAAGGTCTCCTTGAGTAAAAGCCATACATGATCACCTCAGCTCCAGAAATCAGAAGTGCTGCGTCGTTTTTTTGAAGAATTTGCGCGTGTGCCATTATAATTCTGACGTTTTTTCCATTCTTCGTCAGAAAATCTGTCCGTTCCTATAAGCATCGCCATTGCTCTGTTGAGTATGCGAATGTCGAGCGCCTCGTTGCGCTCGCGCATCTTCTCCCATACATAGCGGCGATAACCTCTTATTACTCTAGGTATTGTCTGCTCTGCCGTCAGCATCTTGAAATATTCCGCTTCATACTGCGGAAAATGGCACCAGCCGTAGGGAATGTCCTTGTCCGGGTCGCGCTGCTGCTTAAGCCATCCATAAAGCTCTGACTTCGCAATATTTGTGCCTATCGTCCACACCTTGATACCGCGATAGATACGTTTACCATTCTCACGCACCTCAACTGCACGAGGCTGATTTATTACAGCAGGCGCCGTTTCAACGCCCTTTGTAGCAATCACGCGAGCCGCATCCTGCGTTCTAACCCAGTTGTATACGGTATTTGTGTTAAAGCCGCTGTCGATTGCCATCTTTTCAATCTGACGTGCAGCGCCAAGGCTGTCGCGCCAGTGTTCGGAAAGCAGTGCGGCAAGCTGTTGCCAGCAGGGCGCGCTTAAATCCTGCGTCTTGCCGGGGAAAACTCTATAATCCACGCTCCATGACTCATTATTGCGCCCCCAGGCGACAACCTCCGCTTCGAGACGGTCCGCCTGAACGTCAACACCGGCCGTAAGGATGACCCCGCCCTCCGGTATTGTGTTGCGTTCGTAAAGCTCCCTGCGCTCATAGAGCCGCTCCCACTCGGGAGCTTCGCCCTTATCAACCCAGCACTCGCCAAGAACTGTATTGACAAAGGTCTTCAATTGCTCCGGATGTCCCTTTACCTCCTCAAATTCCGCCGCGAGCTTCTCCCACGTGCTATTCGGATGGTAGCTGTAGCCGGCCCAAATGTGAAAGCCAACATACCCATTGCGCCCCTCGGTCGTAGGACACCATTCTCCACGCTCAATCATCCACGACTTCTGACTGTGGTTTATCTTTCTATGACAGTGCTCACACTCATAACGCGCCGTCTCAGGCTTGCCCTCATCCCATTTGATCTGGCTCCAGCGTAGAAACTGCATATGTCCACAGAAGGGACACGGAACAAAGTAGCGCATCTGATTCGTGAACTCAAACCATTCCTGTATACGGCTGCGCCTGTCAATCGTCGGCGTACTGCCTATTGAAATTTTGCGATTCCAGTAAGTGTCTGTACGCTTGATGCCAAGGCGTATCTGGTCGCCCTCGGTGCCCGCCGTCGGAGGATAGCCGTCAACCTCGTCAAAAAGGACAACGCGCATAGTGACACGACGGAAACCTGAGGGCGCGTTCGCTCCGATAAGAAGCAGCTGCCCGCCGCGAAAGAGCTTCTTGCGCAGCGTGTTGCTGGAGGAACGGCTCTTCTCGTCAGATACGAGACCTGCTATACATGGAGTGTCCCGCAGCATGGGGCCAATGTCGTCCTTACTGTAATCCTCCGCGTCCTGATCTGTCGGCTGCACCACCATAATAGAGCATGGATCCTGATGGATGTAGTAGCCTATCGCGTGGTCTATCATCTTCGTGTATCCAACCCGGGCGCTCTTCATAACGACAATATACTCAACGCCGGGGTCTGTGAAGGCGTCAAGCATCCCGCGCTGATATGGGAAACAGTGCCACTTGCCCGTCTCCGCCGATGATTCTGGCGAGAGATAGGCATATTCGTCAGCCCATTCAGAGAGTGTCAGCTCTTTTGGGGGGCGGAAGCCCTCCATTACCTCGCGGACAAGACCGCCAATAGAAACGTCACACTGCATCTTTTAAGCTCCAATCGGCAAGCTCTGTCAGCGCCTCGCGCATCAGGTCGTCAAGGACGCTCATGTCAGAGACTGTGAGGTGCGGCAGCCGTATCTTCGCCTTTGAAGGTACGGATTGCACTCGCTGCCTGATCGCGGAGACCATCTTTGAACAGGCGTATTTCACGTCCTCAGCTCGCACAAGCTGCCCCTTTTCTTCGAGATATTTGAGACGCGCGAGCTTTGCCTTATAGGCCTCCGTTGCACCGCGCTGCTCAAAATAATCCGTCCCGCTTGGAATGCCTGGGTCGTCATCGTCCTCAGCAATCGCGGTTTCTGCTTCTGAAGGAAACTCAATCACAGGTTCTTCCTGCTCCTGCACGCTGCGGCGCTTACGCAGCTCCGCCTTAAGCTGCGCGCTCCTGTCCCACTGCGCCGAAGCTATATCCCAGTCAAGCTTTGCCCTGGCGCCTGTATGAACAACACCTATTCTGTTGCATTTAATAGCTTTATGTACCGATTGCGGAGTGACGCCCTTGCGGCGGGCAAACTCCGACATGCTGATTAGTTCCGCCAAGGGCGTCACCTCCTGTATACTTCAGCCTGATTTTTTCACTCACAGCTAGAAACCCCCCGCGCCTCGCGGCACCCTCATGCCCTGTTTTTTGCCAGAACCTAGTATCCGGGGGGTGGGAGTGTTATTTTGCTGTGTCCATTGCATTTTTAAATGCTCTTTCAAAGTTTTTATAGTATTTTTCGGGCGCAATGCTGGTAGCGCGCTCCCTGAAATTCCAACGGTCTGGAATCTTTACGCTTTCAGCAAAAGAGTATTTCAGTTCTATAGGATAGCGAGCCTTCTGCGCTCTATAAAAGACAAAGCCCCTTCCATCCTTGCGTGTCCACATAAAATAGCCTGGCTTTTTTAATATAGCCTTTGGCCACTTAGTTTTATCTAAGATTTCTCCGACAGGATCACGCTTGGGAATAGCAAGCCTGCGTGCTTTCTTTCGCGGGTCTTTCACTCCGCCAAGCTCCTGCATAGCCATAAAAGCATCAACGCTGCCAATGCTGACTTCCATCCCTGATATCCCAGCGCTTGCATTGCGGATGGCCCGTGAACTGCCGGGTTTTATGCGGATGCCCTTGCTGACCCAGTCGTTGCGAACGGTAAAAAGTTTCGGCAAATCCTCTCTTACAGCCGTTTGAATATCCTTCGCGGTATCATAAAGAGCCACAGATGCCGCGAACTTAAGTTGTTTTAAGACCTTGCCGGTGAACCATTCCTGCATCTCCGCAAAATTAGTTTCTATCTGAACATCCATAGCAATCACCTCACTCACTATTTGTATGCTTTAAAACATAGTCTAGCAGTTATCTAATGTATACTGAATTCAACGTTTTTTAGAAAATCATTTTTAAACTCAACATAATAAGGAATGGTGAACAGCTTTTTCAAAAATAGAATTCACTGACAGCAACGCTTTAGCCCCTGTACTTTCACGCTTTAATACCATAAATTCTACATATCTATGGTTTGTTGAATTTCAACCAACCTTATAAAAGCCGCTGACTGCAATGCTCTGTGATGCTTCTGGCTTAAATTCCAGCCGCTCGTTTTTTGAGGATATATAAAACCGCCTATAGATTCAGAGCTTTTATATAGCTGTCAGTCTCGTCTTTTGTAATTCCTATGTATGATAAAGTGATTTCTGGTGAACTGTGATTAAGCAAATATTGTATCCTAGTTATGTCCACACCCTGCTTATAGAGCTGATATCCGTAAGTCTTACGCATAGTATGCGTTCCTACTTTTTCCCTGATTCCCACCTCGTTCGCGGCCAGTTTGAGAATCAGCCACACCATGTATCGCGATATTGGCTCACGCCCCTGACCCACACGTGAAGGAAAGAGTGGAGAAGTCTCGCGATAGATCAGCGGAGAGGCGCGGAGAAATTCACGGAGAGCGGAACGGGCGGCCTTATTTAAGGGCAGTTCTTTGCACTTTCCCGTCTTCTTCTCGACGATTTCAAGATTGTCCTTTATGCGGACATCCCTTTCTGTAGGCTCAACGACATCCATCACTTTGAGCCGCAGTATGTCTGATACTCTAAGACCTGTATTCATACCAAGGACAAAAAGCGCATAGTCGCGCAAATTCCGCTCCTTCAGAGCGCCCTTTATTTTCTCAATATCAGATTTAGTCCTAAGCGGCTGCACGAAATGCATCTTCTCACATCCTTTACTATCGGCACTGCGCCCTCATGCGTTTTGCGCTCCACCCGAGCGCAATCTGCTTGCGTATCCACTCAAGCATCAGCTCCGTGTCACATTCTGGCACGCGCGTTATTGGAATAGCCCCCAGCGGAAGAGGGGAGTAATCTGCCTTTGAATGCCCGGCAATCCGCCCGCGGCCGTTGTCCTTGACCCAGATAATAACCTCGCCCATTCAAAGGCCTCCTTTTGCATAATAAAAAAGCAGCCCCTTTGAAAAAGGGCTGCGTGATAGGCTCTATTAGTGACTGTGCTTTAATCCCTTTAACGTCGAGATGGAAGTCCCAGTTTTTCAAAGAAAGCGTAATTGCGCTCATATGCTCTGCTGACAAGCGCATCATAGGATAATACCTCAATAATTGCCTTATAATTATCATTCACGCCAATAAAGGACTGTCCGTCAGCTGACTCTTTATAACCGGCAGTAAGGCACCTGTCTCTCATAGTAGATGTTAAATCACAAACAATATACAGATAACACTGCTGATTTGTGATATTTATTGTACGTCCCGACGACGTTTTAGCTTCACCTTTTCTAATTTTTTTCAAATATCCAATTGCCTGCAATATCGGGTCTTTGTCCTCACATGTCATATCGTTTCGCATCGGCTTTTTAAACTCAATTATACTCAATGCAGTCTTAGGGCGTTCACCATCATCTGAAGCGGCCACAGGACCATCATAGACTTGGAGAATCAATGCGTCAGGGCGATCAAGACTTGTGCTGTCAGTGATCTTAATTTGTTTAAGCGGCAAATCTGACGCAAGGTAGTCGTGGAAAGCAAGTCTTTCATCAATGAGCCAGAGATTGGCCATTTGATATGCCTCATCGGTAGATTCGCACTTCATTGGAAGAATAAGAGCGTGCAAGCTGGCTTCTGCTTCATACTTTCCATCCGCTTTCAATTTTAAAAGCTTTTTCAGCAGTTCAATAACGGCTTTCCTGTGGCTCACATATCCGGCAAGGTCGCTTTTCTTAATATCGTCGATGTCCTTGAGATATTCATTAAGTCGAACCTCATATTCCGGAACAAAAACATCTCTGGCTTCTAATATCTTACGCCCTTCGTTGAGCACCTTGCATTCGATATTATATTGATGTTGATGTAGATATTTGTCCATTTCACTGTAAGATGCTGTGTCGGAAAAAGGCAGGTCCTCAGGCAAGCGGCCTAAAAACGGACGGTATTTAGGTGCAATTTCCGCGACATATTTCGCAATATGAGCTTTTGCTTTCTCTTTGTTTTCTTTTAAAAATTCATGTAGGTATGTTTTTACAGCAACAAGCAGAGCAGCTTTGATTTCCTCCATGGAAATGTCCAAGTCTTTTAATTCGCTTCTTTCAAGAGGAATATCAAAGGAATTGCGTTCTGATGAGACTCTCTTATTCAGAAAACTGGATGACACCCGGCAGAAATAATCAAAAACACCACTCTCCGTTTGCACTCTGCCTATCAGCCCGGGGACGAGAGGTTCAAGCTTCCAGCTAGAAACCGCTCTGCCATCAGCAGTCAATATCATGCGGGGTGCCTGTTCCTTTGTTAAAGAAAACAGAATATGGGATAAATTAAACTCATTATCTCCGATGACAATAGTTTCGCACGTGACACAGGTTTTTGATTCGTCAAATAAATCTGAAATATCCAGCGTCTTTCCGCCGTCAATTATAGTTATATGCGGAATATTTGTATTTCCTACAATATACCCGATACAGTGTTCCAGAAGTTTAATTCCTATAGATTCAATACTGCTGGTGGGTGCGAATTCCGCATAATAATTTTTAAGGCATACTTTTGTAAGACATGGAGCTTCATTGACAACTACTGCCGGAGGTTCCACC is a genomic window of Cloacibacillus sp. containing:
- a CDS encoding phage terminase large subunit family protein — encoded protein: MQCDVSIGGLVREVMEGFRPPKELTLSEWADEYAYLSPESSAETGKWHCFPYQRGMLDAFTDPGVEYIVVMKSARVGYTKMIDHAIGYYIHQDPCSIMVVQPTDQDAEDYSKDDIGPMLRDTPCIAGLVSDEKSRSSSNTLRKKLFRGGQLLLIGANAPSGFRRVTMRVVLFDEVDGYPPTAGTEGDQIRLGIKRTDTYWNRKISIGSTPTIDRRSRIQEWFEFTNQMRYFVPCPFCGHMQFLRWSQIKWDEGKPETARYECEHCHRKINHSQKSWMIERGEWCPTTEGRNGYVGFHIWAGYSYHPNSTWEKLAAEFEEVKGHPEQLKTFVNTVLGECWVDKGEAPEWERLYERRELYERNTIPEGGVILTAGVDVQADRLEAEVVAWGRNNESWSVDYRVFPGKTQDLSAPCWQQLAALLSEHWRDSLGAARQIEKMAIDSGFNTNTVYNWVRTQDAARVIATKGVETAPAVINQPRAVEVRENGKRIYRGIKVWTIGTNIAKSELYGWLKQQRDPDKDIPYGWCHFPQYEAEYFKMLTAEQTIPRVIRGYRRYVWEKMRERNEALDIRILNRAMAMLIGTDRFSDEEWKKRQNYNGTRANSSKKRRSTSDFWS
- a CDS encoding site-specific integrase — protein: MHFVQPLRTKSDIEKIKGALKERNLRDYALFVLGMNTGLRVSDILRLKVMDVVEPTERDVRIKDNLEIVEKKTGKCKELPLNKAARSALREFLRASPLIYRETSPLFPSRVGQGREPISRYMVWLILKLAANEVGIREKVGTHTMRKTYGYQLYKQGVDITRIQYLLNHSSPEITLSYIGITKDETDSYIKALNL
- a CDS encoding ATP-binding protein, translated to MNATNTFSEVSSSMGEIITNFEGRLRSVKFSKNDALLPLFEAVVNSIHAIEDRNAPAKSEDFIEIKIDRVNQTTINDDEKVKENAIQTITITDNGIGFTDANLQSFKTLDSDYKSNRGGKGIGRLVWLKAFAKVEIESVYIEGDEKQHRSIIFDHKNDVTVEPPAVVVNEAPCLTKVCLKNYYAEFAPTSSIESIGIKLLEHCIGYIVGNTNIPHITIIDGGKTLDISDLFDESKTCVTCETIVIGDNEFNLSHILFSLTKEQAPRMILTADGRAVSSWKLEPLVPGLIGRVQTESGVFDYFCRVSSSFLNKRVSSERNSFDIPLERSELKDLDISMEEIKAALLVAVKTYLHEFLKENKEKAKAHIAKYVAEIAPKYRPFLGRLPEDLPFSDTASYSEMDKYLHQHQYNIECKVLNEGRKILEARDVFVPEYEVRLNEYLKDIDDIKKSDLAGYVSHRKAVIELLKKLLKLKADGKYEAEASLHALILPMKCESTDEAYQMANLWLIDERLAFHDYLASDLPLKQIKITDSTSLDRPDALILQVYDGPVAASDDGERPKTALSIIEFKKPMRNDMTCEDKDPILQAIGYLKKIRKGEAKTSSGRTINITNQQCYLYIVCDLTSTMRDRCLTAGYKESADGQSFIGVNDNYKAIIEVLSYDALVSRAYERNYAFFEKLGLPSRR